In Chryseobacterium turcicum, a single window of DNA contains:
- a CDS encoding T9SS type A sorting domain-containing protein, producing the protein MRKKITLLLFGVPFFGFAQSVIGGINSGAVSADNFNHSVGEIYVIPTDPDQANSGTMGMFYQSVLQVLGVTELEKDNVKIYPNPTADFVYVKLNSKSKIESAEIYDLSGKLVFKTKLESEKLDLRNLPQGVYMIVFRNSDIKPIKIIKKN; encoded by the coding sequence ATGCGAAAAAAAATTACCCTCTTATTATTTGGAGTTCCTTTTTTCGGCTTTGCCCAGTCTGTGATTGGAGGCATCAATTCCGGAGCAGTTTCTGCAGATAACTTCAACCATTCGGTTGGTGAGATTTATGTAATCCCGACCGATCCCGACCAAGCAAATTCCGGAACAATGGGAATGTTTTATCAATCTGTCCTGCAGGTTTTAGGAGTTACCGAACTTGAAAAAGACAATGTAAAAATTTACCCGAATCCTACCGCAGATTTCGTTTACGTAAAATTGAACTCAAAATCAAAAATCGAAAGTGCTGAAATCTATGATCTTTCAGGGAAGCTTGTCTTCAAAACAAAATTAGAATCAGAGAAACTGGATCTTAGAAACCTTCCTCAAGGTGTTTACATGATTGTTTTCAGAAATTCTGATATCAAGCCTATTAAAATTATCAAAAAAAATTAA
- a CDS encoding adenylate/guanylate cyclase domain-containing protein, with the protein MKKNLLFKFLLSVSFLLQIFCFAQNSLEKPRVFTEKEIRSGVLIDEKSKFSENDNQAFALPTFDDSLWKYENFNSKKVYKKDQPYWIRYYFKIDSSSVNKPLGLELSQLGASEIYLNGKKIESIGKIGKGKSRKFVIKNTIPTIFTLNDTDVNVLAIRYLPLLNRSRVINNARLLNIEIKQADYLVQDKLEVGEEVNFYMMLTCGVFTALGFIHLLLFLFYRKALYNLFFSIYNISIALFGYLVILLYKMRDPDLVYTYVFIGFLSMMLFASALSGFVNTLFAKSKTRLIVMLILAVILVIFYYFNDTFAIILGFFYLAFVAFESFYLVIRAMIRREKAAYIVGGGILSFFVFTLLIIILNVLDNLNVSFSGKFSKDDFGAYFLILIIISFPISISAYLAWQFASTNLSLVKQLDKVNQLSEINLKQEQEKQQILQDQNDLLEQQVDERTFELQKEKQKTENLLLNILPHEVAEELKENGSSEAKYYDEVSVLFTDFVNFTQSSEKMGAEKMLAELNECFTAFDMIMEKHGLEKIKTIGDAYLAVCGLPIKNENHAYQTALVALDILEYIEERKKTNPDVLDIRIGINSGSLIAGIVGVKKFAYDIWGDTVNTAARMEQNSEKGKINISESTYQLIKEKIICEYRGKIHTKGKGDMDMYFVNHLAKS; encoded by the coding sequence TTGAAAAAAAATCTACTCTTTAAATTTCTACTTTCTGTATCATTTCTATTGCAAATTTTTTGTTTTGCTCAAAATTCTCTTGAAAAACCTAGAGTTTTTACTGAAAAAGAAATAAGAAGTGGTGTTTTAATTGATGAGAAAAGTAAATTTTCTGAGAATGATAATCAGGCTTTTGCATTACCTACATTTGATGATTCTTTATGGAAATATGAAAATTTCAACTCCAAAAAAGTTTATAAAAAAGATCAACCTTATTGGATTCGGTATTACTTCAAAATAGACTCTTCATCTGTCAACAAACCACTTGGTCTGGAACTGAGTCAGCTTGGCGCATCAGAAATCTATCTCAACGGCAAAAAAATAGAAAGCATTGGTAAAATAGGCAAAGGGAAATCCCGAAAATTTGTCATCAAAAATACGATACCAACTATTTTTACACTTAATGATACGGATGTCAATGTTTTAGCGATACGATATTTACCACTACTTAACAGATCTAGAGTGATCAATAATGCAAGGCTTCTCAATATCGAAATTAAACAGGCAGATTATCTTGTACAAGATAAATTGGAAGTTGGAGAAGAAGTTAATTTTTATATGATGCTTACCTGTGGAGTCTTTACTGCATTGGGTTTTATTCATCTTTTGTTATTCCTTTTTTATAGAAAAGCATTGTATAATCTGTTCTTTTCCATATACAATATTTCCATTGCGTTGTTTGGATATTTGGTCATCCTTTTGTATAAAATGCGAGATCCAGACTTAGTTTATACATACGTATTTATTGGGTTTTTATCGATGATGTTGTTTGCATCAGCTTTAAGCGGATTTGTTAATACTCTTTTTGCAAAATCAAAGACAAGATTAATAGTGATGCTTATTCTTGCTGTCATCTTAGTTATCTTTTATTACTTCAATGATACATTCGCAATCATTCTTGGCTTTTTTTATCTCGCTTTTGTAGCTTTCGAATCTTTTTATTTGGTAATTAGGGCGATGATAAGAAGAGAAAAGGCGGCGTATATTGTTGGAGGTGGTATATTGTCGTTTTTTGTATTCACGTTACTCATTATTATTCTTAATGTTTTAGACAATCTTAATGTATCTTTCTCTGGGAAGTTTTCAAAAGACGATTTTGGAGCATATTTTTTGATATTAATCATCATCAGTTTCCCAATTTCTATTTCGGCATATTTGGCTTGGCAATTTGCTTCCACTAATTTAAGCTTGGTAAAACAGCTGGACAAAGTCAACCAACTTTCTGAGATTAATTTGAAACAGGAACAAGAAAAACAGCAGATTTTGCAAGACCAAAATGATTTGCTTGAGCAACAGGTTGATGAGCGTACTTTTGAATTGCAGAAAGAAAAGCAAAAAACAGAAAATCTGCTCCTCAATATTCTTCCGCATGAAGTGGCTGAAGAACTGAAAGAGAACGGAAGCTCTGAAGCTAAATATTACGATGAGGTAAGTGTTTTATTTACTGATTTTGTTAATTTTACCCAGAGTTCCGAGAAGATGGGTGCTGAAAAAATGCTGGCTGAACTCAATGAATGCTTCACCGCTTTCGATATGATTATGGAAAAACATGGTTTAGAAAAGATAAAAACCATCGGTGATGCTTATTTGGCCGTTTGTGGATTGCCCATTAAAAATGAGAATCATGCCTATCAAACAGCTTTGGTAGCTTTAGATATTCTTGAATATATTGAAGAAAGAAAAAAGACTAATCCGGATGTTTTAGATATTAGAATCGGGATTAATTCGGGTTCTTTAATTGCCGGAATTGTTGGGGTGAAAAAATTCGCATACGATATTTGGGGCGACACCGTAAATACAGCTGCAAGAATGGAACAAAATAGTGAAAAAGGAAAAATAAACATTTCTGAATCGACCTATCAATTGATTAAAGAAAAGATTATCTGCGAATACAGAGGGAAAATCCACACCAAAGGAAAAGGTGATATGGATATGTATTTTGTCAATCATTTAGCTAAATCTTAA
- the tpx gene encoding thiol peroxidase: MSTITFKGNPINTIGSLPQVGNQAQEFTMVSGDLSEKNLADYTGKRVVLNIFPSIDTGICAASARKFNEEASTLDNTVVINVSRDLPFALSRFCAAEGLTNVETLSDFRGNFGEDYGVTLTDSPLKGLLSRAVVVLDEKTNVIYTEQVPEIGQEPNYEAAIASLK; this comes from the coding sequence ATGTCTACAATTACATTTAAAGGAAACCCAATAAATACAATAGGAAGCCTTCCACAAGTTGGAAACCAAGCTCAGGAATTCACAATGGTTTCTGGAGATTTATCTGAAAAAAATCTTGCTGATTACACAGGGAAAAGAGTAGTATTAAATATCTTCCCAAGCATTGATACAGGAATTTGTGCAGCTTCAGCAAGAAAATTCAATGAAGAGGCTTCTACTCTTGATAATACTGTTGTTATCAATGTTTCTAGAGACTTACCTTTTGCATTATCTAGATTTTGTGCAGCTGAAGGTTTAACGAATGTAGAAACGTTATCAGATTTCAGAGGAAATTTTGGTGAAGATTATGGAGTTACTCTTACAGATTCGCCTTTAAAAGGGCTTTTGAGCAGAGCTGTTGTGGTTTTAGACGAAAAAACTAATGTGATCTACACAGAGCAAGTTCCGGAAATAGGACAAGAGCCTAATTACGAAGCCGCTATCGCTTCTTTGAAGTAA
- a CDS encoding adenylate/guanylate cyclase domain-containing protein, with product MKKNILFAFLVLMVVQTFCFAQNSLEKPRIFTENEIIIGAPINESSKIFAGDNPAFALPEFDDSSWKHANFNSKKIYSWNPIKLSPENASKKDQVYWVRYYFKIDSTLLNQPLCLNITQLGSSEIYLNGKKIESIGNIKLKEFKMKNKIPELFSLDKTDVNVLAIRFLPFVVVKKKTVNLSPVAISIELVSAHNFIKDKVSLWKDFNFYTMLICGIFGALGFIHLLLFLFYRKAIYNLYFSTYNISISLMSYLTLLFSEMTDPLNLDTYTFASFLAVMLFGTSLTGFINTLFGRTKKRLKVMLIISASIVLLYYFSATTAASFAFFYIAFVAFESFYLIIRAMIRREKSAFIVGGGVLVFFLFIVMVIIFMLLNKLNTIDINNFFGDDFITYVFIFIFISFPISISAYLGWQFASTNLSLVKQLDEVNRLSDINLKQEQEKQQILQDQNDLLEKQVDERTFELQKEKQKTENLLLNILPHEVAEELKENGSSEAKYYDEVSVLFTDFVNFTQSSEKMGAEKMLVELNECFTAFDMIMEKHGLEKIKTIGDAYLAVCGLPIKNENHAYQTTLVALDIIEFIEERKKTNPDVLDIRIGINSGSLIAGIVGVKKFAYDIWGDTVNTAARMEQNSEKGKINISESTYQLIKEKINCEYRGKIHTKGKGDMDMYFVNHLAKS from the coding sequence TTGAAAAAAAATATACTCTTTGCATTTTTGGTTTTAATGGTGGTACAGACATTCTGTTTTGCTCAAAATTCTCTTGAAAAACCCAGAATTTTTACTGAAAATGAAATTATAATTGGTGCACCAATCAATGAAAGTAGTAAAATTTTTGCCGGTGACAACCCTGCTTTTGCTTTGCCAGAATTTGATGATTCTTCATGGAAACATGCCAATTTTAATTCTAAAAAAATCTATTCTTGGAATCCTATTAAATTAAGTCCTGAAAATGCTTCTAAAAAAGATCAGGTTTATTGGGTTCGTTATTATTTTAAAATAGATTCTACATTACTGAATCAACCTTTGTGTTTGAATATCACTCAACTTGGTTCTTCAGAGATTTATCTAAATGGTAAAAAGATAGAAAGCATCGGAAATATAAAGTTGAAAGAGTTTAAGATGAAAAACAAAATTCCAGAGTTGTTTTCTTTAGATAAAACCGATGTAAATGTTTTAGCGATACGTTTTTTACCATTTGTAGTAGTCAAAAAAAAGACTGTCAATCTTAGTCCTGTCGCAATAAGTATAGAGCTTGTTTCTGCTCACAATTTTATTAAAGATAAAGTCTCATTGTGGAAGGATTTTAATTTTTATACGATGCTGATTTGCGGTATATTTGGTGCATTAGGATTTATTCATTTATTGTTGTTTCTTTTTTATAGAAAAGCGATTTATAACCTGTATTTCTCTACCTACAATATTTCTATTTCTTTGATGAGCTATTTAACGTTGCTCTTTTCTGAAATGACAGATCCTTTAAATCTGGATACTTATACCTTTGCTTCATTTTTGGCGGTGATGTTATTTGGTACTTCACTTACAGGTTTTATCAATACATTGTTTGGAAGAACAAAAAAAAGGCTGAAAGTAATGTTGATTATTTCTGCCTCTATTGTTCTGCTCTATTATTTTAGTGCCACTACTGCAGCAAGTTTTGCGTTTTTTTATATTGCTTTCGTTGCTTTCGAATCTTTTTATTTAATCATCAGAGCGATGATCAGGAGAGAAAAATCGGCTTTCATTGTTGGAGGCGGAGTTTTGGTATTCTTCCTTTTTATTGTAATGGTCATTATTTTCATGCTTTTAAATAAACTGAATACTATTGATATAAATAATTTCTTCGGAGATGATTTTATTACTTATGTTTTTATATTTATTTTCATCAGTTTCCCGATTTCGATTTCGGCTTATTTGGGTTGGCAATTTGCTTCCACTAATTTAAGCTTGGTAAAACAGTTGGATGAAGTCAATCGACTTTCTGATATTAATTTGAAACAGGAACAAGAAAAGCAACAGATTTTGCAAGATCAAAATGATTTGCTTGAAAAACAGGTTGATGAGCGTACTTTTGAATTGCAAAAAGAAAAGCAAAAAACAGAAAATCTACTCCTCAATATTCTTCCACATGAAGTGGCCGAAGAACTGAAGGAAAACGGAAGCTCTGAAGCTAAATATTATGATGAAGTAAGTGTTTTATTTACCGATTTTGTTAATTTTACCCAAAGTTCAGAGAAAATGGGTGCTGAAAAAATGCTTGTAGAACTCAATGAATGCTTCACCGCTTTCGATATGATTATGGAGAAGCATGGTTTAGAAAAGATAAAAACCATCGGTGATGCTTATTTGGCAGTTTGTGGATTGCCTATTAAAAATGAGAATCATGCCTATCAAACAACTTTGGTCGCTTTAGATATTATTGAATTTATTGAAGAAAGAAAAAAGACCAATCCTGATGTTTTAGATATCAGAATCGGGATTAATTCGGGTTCTTTAATTGCCGGAATTGTTGGGGTTAAAAAATTCGCATACGATATTTGGGGTGATACGGTGAATACCGCAGCAAGAATGGAGCAAAATAGCGAAAAAGGAAAAATAAATATTTCAGAATCTACATACCAATTAATAAAAGAGAAAATTAATTGCGAATACAGAGGGAAAATCCATACCAAAGGAAAAGGTGATATGGATATGTATTTTGTCAATCATTTAGCTAAATCTTAA
- a CDS encoding adenylate/guanylate cyclase domain-containing protein, whose translation MKNKFTSFAIICFLFYGNTVFQAQESKEILDLKNKLLTTKNDREKVKLYDDLANKYSDSKIIDSALAYSKLSLPIYEKLNNIEQIGRSNLFIGGLLLQKMDFANSERYLVEGERYLNKTENYDKRAWAYYLLATVNSVNKKNKVANDYCNQILNLYNQNKIKDKKLVLTAYQRLFQNNFLQENPVEAYKSLNTYIEFTINNFPEFIYDAYFFAGTFYLSNKDFKKSLDYYQRSLEIAKKSKNEQQVANSKMFIGNIYSETKQYEKAKLFFNDAKNYFEEHQLNSSLQMLYYYFSDINYKQKDYTNALLYINKALKLSSEQDPMYHYFTHQKGLIELKTLIDDEADFGQDVAKAQELQKLTNKQSESLEYFLNLKTVVSAEVFIQNYDILQQAYEKLGDYKKALFYLKKAKDKKEETYGLDNMRNLSDIQSQTELANERTRIKLEEETKRIQLQKEIELKALRFEYEKKQAAAKTEEERKRLALEEDLKRKEIQIKFDEEQKAVALKYAQEKNIAKINQEKKDALAKADLESSKIQKNMWAIGAGLSLLLLGFAGFSYNQKRKDNKKIAEEKKKSDDLLLNILPHEVAEELKEKGKTSAKHFDQVSVLFTDFVNFTANSERIGVQEVLNELNICFTEFDRIMEKYNLEKIKTIGDAYLAVSGLPISNEQHAKNAVNAALEILSYIQQRKKENPNALDIRIGIHSGPVIAGIVGVKKFAYDIWGDTVNTAARMEQNSSAGKVNISEATYQLIKEDFSFEHRGKIETKGKGAMDMYFVNHLVKS comes from the coding sequence GTGAAAAATAAATTTACCTCTTTTGCAATTATCTGTTTCCTTTTTTATGGGAATACAGTTTTTCAAGCGCAGGAATCTAAAGAGATTTTAGACCTTAAAAATAAATTGCTTACCACAAAAAATGACAGAGAAAAAGTTAAATTATATGATGATCTTGCGAACAAATACTCAGATAGTAAGATTATTGACAGTGCGTTAGCATATTCTAAATTGAGTTTACCTATTTACGAAAAATTAAATAATATTGAACAAATAGGTAGGTCTAATCTTTTTATTGGTGGGTTATTACTACAAAAAATGGATTTTGCGAATAGCGAAAGATATCTTGTGGAAGGAGAGCGATATCTCAATAAGACTGAAAATTATGACAAAAGAGCTTGGGCTTACTATTTATTAGCTACAGTAAATTCGGTTAATAAAAAAAATAAAGTAGCAAACGATTATTGTAATCAAATCCTAAATCTTTATAATCAGAATAAAATTAAAGATAAAAAGTTAGTTCTGACAGCATATCAACGATTGTTTCAAAATAATTTTCTTCAAGAAAACCCAGTTGAAGCCTACAAATCTTTAAATACATATATCGAGTTTACAATAAATAATTTTCCAGAATTTATTTATGATGCGTACTTTTTCGCAGGAACATTTTATCTTTCAAATAAAGATTTTAAAAAATCACTAGACTACTATCAGAGGTCACTTGAAATTGCAAAGAAAAGTAAGAATGAGCAGCAAGTTGCTAATTCTAAAATGTTTATAGGCAATATATACTCTGAAACGAAGCAGTACGAAAAAGCAAAACTTTTTTTTAATGATGCTAAAAATTACTTTGAAGAACATCAATTAAATAGTAGTTTACAGATGCTTTATTACTATTTTTCTGATATAAATTATAAACAGAAAGATTATACAAATGCTTTGCTCTACATTAATAAAGCTTTGAAATTGAGTAGTGAACAAGATCCAATGTATCATTATTTTACACACCAAAAAGGATTGATTGAGTTAAAAACTTTGATTGATGATGAAGCAGATTTTGGTCAAGACGTTGCAAAAGCACAAGAACTTCAAAAACTTACGAATAAACAATCGGAAAGTTTAGAATATTTTTTGAATTTAAAAACAGTGGTTTCTGCTGAAGTTTTTATTCAAAATTATGATATTTTGCAGCAAGCCTATGAAAAATTGGGAGATTATAAGAAAGCTTTATTTTATCTAAAAAAGGCAAAAGATAAAAAGGAAGAAACATACGGTTTGGATAATATGAGAAACCTTTCCGATATACAGTCACAAACGGAACTTGCAAACGAAAGAACCCGGATAAAGCTAGAAGAAGAAACCAAACGCATCCAGCTTCAAAAAGAAATAGAACTAAAAGCACTCCGTTTTGAATACGAAAAAAAACAGGCGGCTGCAAAAACTGAGGAAGAACGAAAAAGACTTGCGCTAGAGGAAGATTTAAAAAGAAAAGAAATTCAGATTAAATTTGATGAAGAGCAAAAAGCAGTGGCTCTAAAATATGCTCAGGAAAAAAATATTGCTAAAATCAATCAGGAAAAAAAAGATGCCCTTGCGAAAGCAGATTTAGAAAGTTCTAAAATACAAAAAAATATGTGGGCAATTGGAGCCGGTTTATCTTTGCTGTTATTAGGTTTTGCCGGATTTTCTTACAATCAAAAACGTAAAGACAATAAAAAAATCGCTGAAGAGAAAAAGAAATCGGATGATTTATTGTTAAATATCCTTCCTCATGAAGTTGCCGAAGAATTAAAAGAAAAAGGAAAAACCAGTGCCAAACATTTTGATCAGGTTTCTGTTTTGTTTACCGATTTTGTCAATTTTACTGCAAATTCAGAAAGAATTGGGGTGCAGGAAGTTTTGAATGAACTGAATATCTGTTTTACAGAATTCGACAGAATCATGGAGAAATACAATTTAGAAAAGATAAAAACCATTGGTGATGCCTATTTGGCGGTAAGCGGTTTACCTATTTCTAATGAACAGCATGCAAAAAATGCAGTGAATGCAGCTTTAGAAATTCTTTCTTATATTCAGCAAAGAAAAAAAGAGAATCCAAATGCTTTAGATATCAGAATAGGAATTCATTCAGGACCGGTGATTGCCGGAATCGTGGGTGTGAAAAAATTTGCTTACGATATTTGGGGTGACACGGTAAACACGGCAGCAAGAATGGAGCAGAACAGTTCAGCGGGAAAAGTAAATATTTCTGAAGCAACCTATCAGTTAATAAAAGAAGACTTTAGTTTTGAGCATCGTGGAAAAATCGAAACCAAAGGAAAAGGGGCAATGGATATGTATTTTGTAAATCATTTAGTTAAATCTTAA